In Puntigrus tetrazona isolate hp1 chromosome 15, ASM1883169v1, whole genome shotgun sequence, the DNA window GGTAACTGGTGCATAGTAAGTTGCTAGGTCAAGTGAGCTGTGACACCTTTAACATTGCTCATTTATCGCAGTCTTAGTTTGTGCAAGTGCTTGCTCATCAAACTGTCTATTATGATTTAGGACAGTGGATCACTGTGTTGTGAATATTTCCTTTGCACTGCTTGTGCAGCCAATGCGTATCTCTTTCCGGAAACTAGTTTGAATATTTTCCAGTTCTACAGCTTTGGAGTgcttcattattttcattacacCAAGTGTTGGAAATCAGCACTTTACACTGGTTCTAAGATCACTGAAGATGTGACCTTGTGCCCGAGCCGACATCTTTACAAAAGATCAGGTTACACTTCAAATGATTCCACACTTTTGAAAAATACCTCTTGCTGTTGCGTCGTCCCAGGAAGCAGCTGAGTTTTCCCAGGCTCGGCTTGTCAGGTGTGGGAGGGGGTTTCGGCCCACACATATCAGAGTCCAGTATTTGGCTTCTGGGAGTGTCTCTGATACCCATGGAGAAAATGGGCAGGGTAAAAGCAGAGAAAAAGGAAAGTGTGTATATAAAGCTGGACATCTTTTTGTACTGCATAAAGAGTTTATGctcaaaagtaaagtaaaaaagaGCTGACATTTTAAATCCAGCAGCCACCTTTGTGCTTCTTCCTTGTTTTGTGAATGAACAACGTTAATTGGGATCTCAAATTTTCATTCGACAATAAGACTTGACTTTGATGTGAAGATGTGAATTTGATAATTGCTATTTCTTTGTCTGTGCTTGTGAGGTGTGAAACCATTATGCTATTTAAAGCTAATATTGATCTAAAATGTCACTTCATACAAAGGTGTCATTAGTTAATTGGTAATGTAATAtgtaaactcttttttttaaaactgttgtttGCACAATGtgattcctgtgatggcaaagcttaaATTTTACTCCAGTCAGTAATTGTATTTGTCTTTGTTTCTAGGTCTGATGCTTTGCTGCAGCCATGTTCAGCAAGAAGAAGAAGTCACGCATCCAGATCTCGGCCCCCTCGAACTTTGAGCATCGCGTTCACACTGATTTTGATGAGCAGGAGCAGAAGTTTGTGGGGCTTCCTCGCCAATGGCAGAGCCTCATTGAGGACACAGCCAAGAGGCCCAAACCTTTCATCGATGCCACTGTCATCACTACTGTAGAGCCACGCAAGGTCAGCATGATTGTTTGCTctaaatcttttgttttgtatgaTAATTTTGGATGACTTGCAGGGATTTTATTGTCTTTTGCCTTTATGGTCTTTGCTTCATTACCCATTTGTGTTGCCCAGGCCATTGTACGGGGTCGTAAGATCGGTGATGATGGCTCTCTCACATGGCTTCTGGATGAGTTTGAGACCATGTCGGTGATCCGCTCAAACTCCCTCCGGAGAGGAAGCCCACCACTTCAACCCCGGCGAGACTCTGGATCATCAGGAGGGGGCCATGAGAATGGGGAACACCCTCAATACAGACACCATGATCGATACGGAGACAGCAAAGAGAGGTGCACAACTGACGTCTtgttccaaaataaaattttgtatcCAAAGACTAAAATTGGAGTACTGACAATATTTAATCTTTGTAGGGAGAAACCGCATCAGGAGCATCCAGGTTCTGATCCCAGACAATCTCAGCGCCCATCCCGTTCATCCAGAGAGGATGGCCGACCTCACCAGCAGCCTCGTGGTCAGGAGCCCAGCAGACACAAAGAGCCTGACTGGACAGGAGGCACAGCCCCACAGCCCCAGCCCAGAGAACGAGACCGAGAGCCTCGTGATTATCATGATCAGGTGGTGAGGCGAGAGGGGGCCAATGATAAGAGGCCCAAATCTAGCTACACTGGAAGGGACAGCAGCCCTCAGTCACCCCGTGAGAAGAGACCACTGTCTGGGCCAAATATCCGCACCCCTAACCTACCTGTTACAGAAGGAGTGATAAAAAACGCACAGCAGACCGGACGACCTTTCAACACATACCCTCGAGCAGAAAGTGACTCTGGGAGGAGCCCCAGCGGTCAGGTACACAGAAATCAAACGAAAATACTACCTTGTTTCtacaaaactgttattttttattttattttttaaatattaaatttaatattattaaagtattgtagtattgtaattttattttatttttttatttacacacacacacacacacatacatgcacgcgtgcacacacacaaaaaacaccattCATGTGGTGTAATtgaatttttattgaattttttttctagctATTATAcaagatgtatttatttgtttatgcagGATTTAAAACCAGGAAAATCTCATGACCCTTCCCACCACAACGGCCCCTCTACTGGGGCAGTCCGGAGCGTAAACAGCGGCAGTAAAAGTACTACTCAAGGGCAGCACAGAGCAGAGCCCCAGCATCACGCTTCCCACCCAGCCTTAGGCCCCGAGCCCCCCCACAGCCAGCAGTTGCCTCCTGCACCAAAACCTTCAGGCCAGGCTGCACCGCCTCAGCAGACACGCTCACCTCAGAGGGAGCCGCAGCGAGTCTCCCACGAGCAGTTCCGTGCTGCCCTGCAGATGGTGGTTGACCCTGGAGACCCACGCACGTATTTGGACCACTACATCAAGATCGGGGAAGGTTCCACCGGCATCGTTTGTATTGCTACTGTGAAGACCACAGGCAAGTTGGTGGCTGTGAAAAAGATGGATCTGCGAAAACAGCAGCGACGAGAATTGCTGTTTAATGAGGTGGGTACAATCCACAGGAGATTAGTGTTATAATTGGCTGTTCAGaaaggtgtttgtgtgtgatatgCAGCACATGGGAGCTTAATGCTGAAATTCCAATCAGTgacagaaaagcaaaaacactTCTTCAGTGGAACTCAGATTGTAGATTGTACATGAAGGCACTGTGTGAAGATTATTACTTGcggttgatttaaaaaatttttttttattttttttccctcacactTCCTTATGCTCCTaatgagatttttaaatagaaacttACTGCTGGCTTTGTTTCTTGTTTCTAAGGTGGTGATCATGCGGGACTATCACCATGAGAACGTGGTAGAGATGTACAACAGT includes these proteins:
- the pak4 gene encoding serine/threonine-protein kinase PAK 4 is translated as MFSKKKKSRIQISAPSNFEHRVHTDFDEQEQKFVGLPRQWQSLIEDTAKRPKPFIDATVITTVEPRKAIVRGRKIGDDGSLTWLLDEFETMSVIRSNSLRRGSPPLQPRRDSGSSGGGHENGEHPQYRHHDRYGDSKEREKPHQEHPGSDPRQSQRPSRSSREDGRPHQQPRGQEPSRHKEPDWTGGTAPQPQPRERDREPRDYHDQVVRREGANDKRPKSSYTGRDSSPQSPREKRPLSGPNIRTPNLPVTEGVIKNAQQTGRPFNTYPRAESDSGRSPSGQDLKPGKSHDPSHHNGPSTGAVRSVNSGSKSTTQGQHRAEPQHHASHPALGPEPPHSQQLPPAPKPSGQAAPPQQTRSPQREPQRVSHEQFRAALQMVVDPGDPRTYLDHYIKIGEGSTGIVCIATVKTTGKLVAVKKMDLRKQQRRELLFNEVVIMRDYHHENVVEMYNSYLVGDELWVVMEFLEGGALTDIVTHTRMNEEQIATVCLSVLKALSVLHSQGVIHRDIKSDSILLTHDGRVKLSDFGFCAQVSKEVQRRKSLVGTPYWMAPELISRLPYGPEVDIWSLGIMVIEMVDGEPPYFNEPPLKAMKMIRDNLPPKLKNLHKVSPLLKGFLDRMLVRDPAQRATAQELLKHPFLSKAGPPSCIVPLMRQNRMR